The following are encoded together in the Corynebacterium jeikeium genome:
- a CDS encoding MaoC family dehydratase, with the protein MVDYKKLDSIPVLMDEYRNAVKDVVPGVGSPRSAKDNPKTAFKVEGVKIKVPELAAYNAATGLRLRNELPITYPYVLSFPIVMKILTASDSPVNAVGLVHLTNRIEQTRDLTVDDVLDIRVHAENLRPHTKGVLLDVVTVVSVDGEDVWKQTSGFLSKGAKLSSSSPYKDKQPTDGRILEPVEFDEYDATPSAKFRVTPADIQEYAQASGDKNPIHVSSVGAKAFGFPAVIAHGMWSAATMLRGLEGLLPSAARFSVEFAKPVTLPTTVAFFAEAAGDKAYPRPSEWDLQLRKASKLKTLHAVGKVEAL; encoded by the coding sequence GTGGTTGACTACAAGAAGCTGGATTCCATCCCAGTGCTGATGGACGAGTACCGCAACGCCGTCAAGGATGTTGTTCCGGGCGTGGGTAGCCCCCGCAGTGCCAAGGACAATCCGAAGACTGCGTTCAAGGTTGAGGGCGTCAAGATCAAGGTGCCGGAGCTGGCTGCCTACAACGCGGCAACGGGCCTGCGGCTGCGCAACGAGCTGCCGATCACGTACCCGTACGTGCTGAGCTTCCCGATCGTCATGAAGATCCTGACTGCATCGGACTCCCCCGTTAATGCCGTGGGCCTGGTGCACCTGACCAACCGCATCGAACAGACCCGCGACCTGACCGTGGACGATGTGCTGGACATCCGCGTGCACGCGGAGAACCTGCGTCCGCACACCAAGGGTGTGCTGCTGGATGTCGTCACCGTCGTCTCCGTCGACGGCGAGGACGTGTGGAAGCAGACCAGTGGCTTCCTGTCTAAGGGTGCGAAGCTTTCCAGCTCCTCGCCTTACAAGGACAAGCAGCCGACCGACGGCCGCATTCTGGAGCCGGTTGAGTTCGATGAGTACGACGCGACCCCGTCCGCGAAGTTCCGCGTCACCCCGGCGGACATCCAGGAGTACGCGCAGGCTTCGGGTGATAAGAACCCGATCCACGTCTCCAGCGTTGGCGCGAAGGCATTCGGCTTCCCGGCCGTCATTGCGCACGGCATGTGGTCCGCTGCCACGATGCTGCGCGGCCTGGAGGGCTTGCTGCCTTCCGCTGCACGTTTCAGCGTGGAGTTCGCCAAGCCCGTTACGCTGCCGACCACCGTGGCATTCTTCGCCGAGGCTGCGGGCGACAAAGCCTACCCGCGCCCCAGCGAGTGGGACTTGCAGCTGCGCAAGGCTTCTAAGCTAAAGACCCTGCACGCTGTGGGCAAGGTCGAGGCGCTGTAA
- a CDS encoding 3-oxoacyl-ACP reductase, with product MPENQDAYLKFINSDLGKKISKQAGLPVPTKLRRYKEGEPALDGRVLLGGSGRLVGRIEELLADDYKVSTSAGDNKYAGLVFDATGITKPEDLRQLYDFFHPVMRQLQPCARLLVIGTTPELIDNADERIAQRALEGFTRSVGKELLRGATVQLVYTAPDASADLAGLESTLRFVLSAKSAFVDAQVIRVDAQSATAPANWDKPSEGKIAVVTGAARGIGATIAEVLARDGAKVICVDVPQAGEGLAETANKVGGTALPLDVTAADAAEKLKEHAEARHGGPIDIIVHNAGITRDKLLANMDEGRWDSVIAVNLAAPVRITEKLLDNGGLADNGRVIGVASIAGIAGNRGQTNYGATKAGVIGFVDSFSEKLADRGITVNAVAPGFIETQMTAAIPFGTRVGGRLLSSLQQGGETVDVAETIAYFAAPASQAVTGNVVRVCGQAMLGA from the coding sequence GTGCCTGAAAACCAGGATGCATACCTGAAGTTCATCAACTCGGACCTCGGCAAGAAGATCTCCAAGCAGGCTGGCCTGCCGGTACCGACGAAGCTGCGTCGTTACAAGGAGGGCGAGCCCGCACTGGACGGCCGTGTTCTGCTGGGCGGTTCCGGTCGCCTGGTCGGCCGCATCGAGGAGCTGCTCGCCGACGACTACAAGGTCTCTACTTCCGCTGGCGATAACAAGTACGCCGGTCTGGTTTTTGACGCCACCGGCATCACCAAGCCGGAAGACCTCCGTCAGCTGTATGACTTCTTCCACCCGGTCATGCGCCAGCTGCAGCCCTGCGCCCGCCTGCTGGTCATCGGCACCACCCCGGAGCTGATCGACAACGCTGACGAGCGCATCGCCCAGCGTGCCCTGGAGGGCTTCACCCGCTCCGTCGGTAAGGAGCTGCTGCGCGGCGCCACCGTCCAGCTGGTGTACACCGCCCCGGACGCTTCCGCCGACCTCGCTGGCCTGGAGTCCACCCTGCGCTTCGTCCTGTCCGCCAAGTCGGCCTTCGTGGACGCTCAGGTTATTCGTGTTGACGCCCAGTCCGCGACCGCCCCGGCCAACTGGGACAAGCCTTCCGAGGGCAAGATCGCCGTGGTCACCGGCGCTGCCCGCGGCATTGGCGCCACCATCGCAGAGGTGCTGGCTCGCGACGGTGCGAAGGTCATCTGCGTGGATGTTCCGCAGGCTGGCGAGGGCCTGGCAGAGACCGCCAACAAGGTTGGCGGCACTGCCCTGCCGCTGGACGTCACCGCTGCCGACGCCGCGGAGAAGCTGAAGGAGCACGCAGAGGCTCGCCACGGCGGCCCGATCGACATCATCGTCCACAACGCTGGTATTACCCGCGATAAGCTGCTGGCCAACATGGACGAGGGCCGTTGGGATTCCGTCATCGCCGTCAACCTGGCTGCACCGGTGCGCATCACCGAGAAGCTGCTGGATAACGGCGGCCTGGCCGACAACGGTCGCGTTATCGGCGTGGCTTCCATCGCCGGTATCGCCGGTAACCGTGGCCAGACCAACTACGGCGCTACCAAGGCCGGTGTGATCGGCTTCGTGGATTCCTTCTCCGAGAAGCTGGCTGACCGTGGCATCACCGTCAACGCTGTGGCTCCGGGCTTCATCGAGACCCAGATGACCGCCGCCATCCCGTTCGGCACCCGCGTCGGTGGCCGTCTGCTGTCCTCCCTGCAGCAGGGTGGCGAGACCGTGGACGTCGCCGAGACCATCGCCTACTTCGCCGCTCCGGCTTCCCAGGCTGTCACCGGCAACGTTGTTCGCGTGTGTGGCCAGGCAATGCTGGGCGCCTAA
- a CDS encoding acetyl-CoA C-acetyltransferase has protein sequence MTNGAPRKVAILGGNRIPFARSNKEYANASNQDMLTAAIDGLVARYGLQGEELGQVVAGAVLKHSRDFNLTRETVLGSALSSTTPAFDLQMACGTGLAALVQVADAIALGRIESGIGGGVDTTSDAPLAVNDQLRKTLIKLNNAKTTTDRLKLVGQIRPSQLAPEQPNNGEPRTGLSMGDHAAITAREFGLTREEQDQLAAESHQKLAKAYDEGFFEDLITPYLGVQRDTNLRPDSNVEKLAKLKPVFGKKDAEQHGTKATMTAGNSTPLTDGASAVLISSEEWAAEHNIPVKAYLVDSEVASVDFINGRDGMTPDGLLMSPTYAVARLLKRNNLTLQDFDFYEIHEAFASQTCATLKAWESDEYCRERLGLDGALGAIDRAKLNVKGSSLAAGHPFAATGGRIIATAAKVLEENGGGRTLVSICAAGGQGIVAIVER, from the coding sequence ATGACTAACGGAGCACCCCGCAAGGTCGCCATCCTCGGCGGCAACCGCATCCCGTTCGCCCGTTCCAACAAGGAGTACGCGAACGCGTCTAACCAAGACATGCTGACCGCCGCCATCGATGGCCTGGTCGCACGCTACGGCCTGCAGGGCGAGGAGCTGGGCCAGGTCGTCGCCGGCGCCGTGCTGAAGCACTCCCGCGACTTCAACCTGACCCGCGAGACCGTCCTCGGCTCCGCACTGTCCTCCACCACCCCGGCCTTCGACCTGCAGATGGCCTGCGGCACCGGCCTGGCTGCCCTGGTACAGGTTGCGGACGCAATCGCCCTGGGCCGCATCGAGTCCGGCATCGGCGGCGGCGTGGACACCACCTCCGACGCACCGCTGGCCGTCAACGATCAGCTGCGCAAGACTCTGATCAAGCTGAACAACGCGAAGACCACTACCGACCGCCTGAAGCTGGTCGGCCAGATCCGCCCCTCCCAGCTGGCCCCGGAGCAGCCGAACAACGGTGAGCCCCGCACCGGGCTTTCCATGGGTGACCACGCGGCCATCACCGCCCGTGAGTTCGGCCTGACCCGCGAGGAGCAGGACCAGCTGGCAGCCGAGTCCCACCAGAAGCTGGCCAAGGCATACGACGAGGGCTTCTTCGAGGACCTCATCACCCCGTACCTGGGCGTGCAGCGCGATACCAACCTGCGCCCGGACTCCAACGTGGAGAAGCTGGCCAAGCTGAAGCCGGTCTTCGGCAAGAAGGATGCCGAGCAGCACGGCACCAAGGCCACCATGACCGCCGGTAACTCCACCCCGCTGACCGACGGTGCTTCCGCAGTCCTGATCTCCTCCGAGGAGTGGGCGGCAGAGCACAACATCCCGGTCAAGGCATACCTGGTGGATTCCGAGGTTGCCTCTGTGGACTTCATCAACGGCCGCGATGGCATGACCCCGGACGGACTGCTGATGTCCCCGACCTACGCGGTTGCTCGCCTGCTGAAGCGCAACAACCTCACCCTGCAGGACTTCGACTTCTACGAGATCCACGAGGCCTTCGCCTCCCAGACCTGCGCTACCCTCAAGGCTTGGGAGTCCGACGAGTACTGCCGCGAGCGCCTAGGCCTGGATGGCGCCCTGGGTGCCATCGACCGCGCGAAGCTGAACGTCAAGGGTTCCTCCCTGGCAGCCGGCCACCCGTTCGCCGCTACCGGCGGCCGCATCATCGCCACCGCAGCGAAGGTGCTGGAGGAAAACGGTGGCGGTCGCACCCTGGTTTCCATCTGCGCTGCAGGTGGTCAGGGCATCGTCGCCATCGTCGAGCGCTAA
- a CDS encoding DUF4185 domain-containing protein has product MHKISASRRTLAATLTAGSILATATAVTALSTGHAAADPCWTYAPTTSDGLAASSSGSLAGSLGQPQWLTGKPEGMPKVTGNTEAMHMLTGRFGPDRTDKTGLSSTDLGIMWDSGDGRVLAAFGDSFRCGAGNNGWHSNALYETDDMDPSNGIHMGGPATGANSAEFLPESLKIDGVEKTIIPTAGIEVNGAQYVDFMSVRDWGKPGQWRTNYAATAKSTDGGKTFSVVPDSYRTSSVASKDSRLPDLPAHSRGNDYFQMTAFAKAPEGAAAGDDDYVYVYGTPSGRSGQARLARISEAEFPNFSSAEYWDGSGWTSRMDAAKPVLDGRVSELSVQYNEHLGKWLALYESTQGMVLRQADSPEGPWSSAKTLISRAQVPDIYGGYMYPHQTDGNLYWVATSWHSYNAVVYKTDLAKVF; this is encoded by the coding sequence ATGCATAAGATTTCCGCCTCTCGTCGCACCCTCGCCGCTACCCTGACCGCAGGTTCGATCCTGGCTACCGCCACTGCCGTGACCGCACTGTCCACGGGTCACGCCGCGGCGGATCCATGCTGGACGTACGCTCCCACCACCAGCGATGGGCTGGCCGCCAGCAGCAGCGGCTCGCTTGCAGGCAGCCTCGGACAGCCACAGTGGCTGACCGGCAAGCCGGAGGGCATGCCGAAAGTCACCGGTAATACCGAGGCGATGCACATGCTCACCGGCCGCTTCGGCCCCGACCGCACCGACAAGACGGGCCTGAGCTCCACCGACTTGGGCATTATGTGGGATTCCGGCGATGGGCGCGTGCTGGCGGCGTTCGGTGATTCCTTCCGTTGCGGTGCCGGCAACAACGGCTGGCACTCCAATGCTCTGTACGAGACCGACGATATGGATCCCTCCAATGGCATCCACATGGGTGGCCCTGCCACGGGGGCGAACTCCGCAGAATTCCTACCTGAATCTCTAAAGATCGACGGTGTGGAGAAGACAATCATCCCGACCGCAGGCATCGAGGTAAATGGTGCGCAGTACGTGGACTTCATGTCTGTGCGCGACTGGGGCAAGCCTGGACAGTGGCGCACGAACTACGCCGCGACGGCGAAGTCCACCGACGGCGGAAAGACGTTCTCCGTGGTGCCGGACTCCTACCGCACCAGCTCGGTGGCTTCTAAGGACAGCCGCCTGCCTGACTTGCCAGCACACAGCCGTGGCAACGACTACTTCCAGATGACCGCCTTCGCCAAGGCACCAGAGGGCGCAGCTGCAGGCGACGACGACTACGTGTACGTCTACGGCACCCCGTCGGGGCGCTCCGGCCAGGCGCGCTTGGCACGCATTAGCGAGGCGGAATTCCCTAACTTCAGCTCCGCGGAGTACTGGGACGGCAGTGGCTGGACCTCCCGCATGGACGCTGCAAAGCCGGTGCTCGACGGGCGAGTTTCCGAGCTATCAGTGCAGTACAACGAGCACCTCGGCAAGTGGTTGGCACTCTACGAATCCACTCAAGGAATGGTGCTGCGCCAGGCCGATAGCCCAGAAGGACCCTGGAGCAGCGCGAAAACGCTGATCTCCAGGGCCCAGGTGCCGGATATTTACGGCGGTTATATGTACCCGCATCAGACCGATGGGAACTTGTACTGGGTGGCCACCTCGTGGCACAGCTACAACGCGGTGGTGTACAAGACCGATCTGGCGAAGGTGTTCTAG